In the genome of Phlebotomus papatasi isolate M1 chromosome 2, Ppap_2.1, whole genome shotgun sequence, one region contains:
- the LOC129802877 gene encoding histone H4 yields MTGRGKGGKGLGKGGAKRHRKVLRDNIQGITKPAIRRLARRGGVKRISGLIYEETRGVLKVFLENVIRDAVTYTEHAKRKTVTAMDVVYALKRQGRTLYGFGG; encoded by the coding sequence ATGACTGGTCGTGGTAAAGGAGGCAAGGGACTCGGCAAAGGAGGCGCCAAGAGGCACAGGAAGGTGTTGCGTGACAACATCCAGGGCATCACGAAGCCAGCCATCCGTCGTCTGGCTCGTCGTGGCGGCGTGAAACGTATCTCTGGACTGATCTACGAGGAAACCCGCGGTGTCCTCAAAGTCTTCCTGGAGAACGTGATCCGTGACGCCGTGACTTACACCGAACACGCCAAGAGGAAGACAGTCACTGCCATGGACGTTGTCTATGCCCTCAAGCGCCAAGGTCGCACTTTGTACGGTTTTGGTGGCTAA
- the LOC129802879 gene encoding histone H3-like encodes MARTKQTARKSTGGKAPRKQLATKAARKSAPATGGVKKPHRYRPGTVALREIRRYQKSTELLIRKLPFQRLVREIAQDFKTDLRFQSSAVMALQESSEAYLVGLFEDTNLCAIHAKRVTIMPKDIQLARRIRGERA; translated from the coding sequence ATGGCCCGTACCAAGCAGACTGCCCGTAAATCAACCGGAGGAAAGGCTCCTCGCAAGCAGCTGGCTACCAAGGCTGCTCGCAAGAGTGCTCCAGCAACTGGTGGAGTCAAGAAGCCCCATCGTTACCGCCCAGGAACAGTGGCTCTCCGTGAGATCCGTCGGTACCAAAAGAGCACAGAATTGCTCATCCGTAAGCTGCCATTCCAGCGTCTAGTGCGTGAGATTGCTCAGGATTTCAAGACCGATCTGAGGTTCCAGAGCTCCGCCGTGATGGCTCTCCAGGAGTCCAGTGAGGCTTACCTCGTGGGCTTGTTTGAGGACACCAATCTGTGCGCCATCCATGCCAAGCGCGTCACGATCATGCCCAAGGACATTCAGCTGGCTCGTCGTATTCGTGGAGAACGTGCTTAA